A section of the Mycobacterium sp. 3519A genome encodes:
- a CDS encoding DUF2550 domain-containing protein — protein MSASMLLMVALVGVLLCVSVALSYRLWKLRQVGGTAAILRDVPAVGGHGWRHGVIRYQGGEASFYRLSSLRWWPDRRLSRRGLEIVARRSPRGDEFDIMTAEIVVLELRDTDPDRRRGYEVALDRGALTAFLSWLESRPSPRARRRTF, from the coding sequence ATGAGCGCGTCCATGTTGTTGATGGTCGCGCTGGTCGGCGTGCTGCTGTGTGTTTCGGTCGCGCTGAGTTATCGGCTCTGGAAGCTGCGTCAGGTAGGCGGAACCGCCGCGATCCTGCGCGACGTTCCAGCGGTGGGCGGACATGGCTGGCGCCACGGCGTAATCCGTTATCAGGGTGGGGAAGCCAGCTTTTACCGGCTGTCGAGTTTGCGCTGGTGGCCCGACCGCAGGTTGAGCCGCCGGGGGCTCGAGATCGTGGCGCGGCGGTCGCCGCGCGGTGACGAGTTCGACATCATGACAGCCGAAATCGTCGTGCTGGAACTGCGTGACACCGATCCGGACCGTCGTCGTGGATATGAGGTCGCGCTGGATCGTGGTGCGCTGACAGCGTTTCTGTCCTGGCTCGAGTCGCGGCCGTCACCGCGCGCCCGACGACGAACCTTCTAA